In Nocardioides cavernae, a single genomic region encodes these proteins:
- a CDS encoding ATP-dependent DNA helicase — protein sequence MVPETATAAPSVGTPVSEVLSTAVAALGGQQRDGQVQMATEVAEAMEEGRHLLVQAGTGTGKSLGYLVPAMLHDKRVVVATATLALQHQLVERDLPRLVEAVKDVPGLDTSYAVLKGRSNYACLHRIRAGVPDDQGTLVDVPLGAMAEKVLELRAWAEEETEQGGSGERDNAPRHTDREWRQVSVNHRECLGASKCPFGAECFAELAREKAHRSHLIVTNHSLLAIDAIEDVPMIPDYDTVVIDEAHELTARVTQAATDELGVSDIERAARRALRWTDGDGDPAGDLEDAAQQLAEAIEATPPGRIDQVSTQLSDALVLVRDAARGCLSAFPRESGGEGEADAGRTQAKGMVQEVFVNAERMAAGSQADVLWLGEARDRFPARLHVAPLQVWGPMRDKLLTDKTVVFTSATLMLGGEFGAVATSLGLKPTERVGHQVATTDADDALPWKGIDVGSPFDYGQQSILYVARHLPQPGRDGLGPAQLDEICDLVDSLDGRTLGLFSSRRAAETAAEAVRARLPHLTTLAQGDAQLPELAKQFVEDPHTCLFGTLSLWQGLDVPGDTCQLVIIDRIPFPRPDDPLMSARQKAADQAGGNGFMQVAATHAALLLAQGAGRLIRTTSDRGIVAVLDPRLETARYGRFLKASLPPMWSTTDPALVRQALKRLGQ from the coding sequence CTGGTGCCCGAGACCGCCACCGCCGCTCCCTCCGTCGGGACGCCCGTCAGCGAGGTGCTGAGCACGGCGGTCGCCGCCCTCGGCGGGCAGCAGCGCGACGGCCAGGTGCAGATGGCGACCGAGGTCGCCGAGGCGATGGAGGAGGGCCGCCACCTCCTCGTGCAGGCCGGCACCGGCACCGGCAAGTCGCTGGGCTACCTCGTCCCGGCGATGCTCCACGACAAGCGCGTCGTGGTCGCCACCGCGACCCTCGCCCTCCAGCACCAGCTCGTCGAGCGCGACCTGCCGCGGCTGGTCGAGGCGGTGAAGGACGTGCCCGGCCTCGACACGTCGTACGCCGTCCTCAAGGGGCGCTCCAACTACGCCTGCCTCCACCGGATCCGCGCCGGCGTCCCCGACGACCAGGGCACGCTCGTCGACGTGCCGCTCGGCGCCATGGCCGAGAAGGTCCTCGAGCTGCGGGCGTGGGCCGAGGAGGAGACCGAGCAGGGCGGCAGCGGCGAGCGCGACAACGCCCCGCGCCACACCGACCGCGAGTGGCGGCAGGTCTCGGTCAACCACCGCGAGTGCCTCGGTGCGAGCAAGTGCCCGTTCGGCGCGGAGTGCTTCGCCGAGCTCGCCCGCGAGAAGGCGCACCGCAGCCACCTGATCGTCACCAACCACTCCCTCCTCGCGATCGACGCGATCGAGGACGTGCCGATGATCCCCGACTACGACACGGTCGTCATCGACGAGGCCCACGAGCTGACCGCGCGCGTCACGCAGGCGGCGACCGACGAGCTCGGGGTGTCCGACATCGAGCGGGCCGCCCGCCGCGCCCTGCGCTGGACCGACGGTGACGGCGACCCCGCCGGCGACCTCGAGGACGCCGCTCAGCAGCTGGCCGAGGCGATCGAGGCGACGCCGCCCGGCCGCATCGACCAGGTGTCGACCCAGCTCTCCGACGCCCTCGTGCTCGTCCGCGACGCGGCGCGCGGGTGCCTGTCGGCGTTCCCGCGCGAGTCCGGGGGCGAGGGCGAGGCCGACGCCGGCCGCACCCAGGCCAAGGGCATGGTGCAGGAGGTCTTCGTCAACGCCGAGCGGATGGCGGCCGGCTCCCAGGCCGACGTGCTGTGGCTGGGCGAGGCCCGCGACCGCTTCCCGGCTCGGCTGCACGTCGCGCCCCTGCAGGTGTGGGGCCCGATGCGCGACAAGCTGCTCACCGACAAGACCGTCGTCTTCACCAGCGCGACGCTGATGCTCGGCGGCGAGTTCGGCGCCGTCGCCACCTCGCTCGGCCTCAAGCCCACCGAGCGGGTCGGCCACCAGGTCGCCACCACCGACGCCGACGACGCGTTGCCGTGGAAGGGCATCGACGTCGGCTCGCCCTTCGACTACGGCCAGCAGTCGATCCTCTACGTCGCCCGCCACCTGCCGCAGCCCGGCCGTGACGGCCTCGGCCCCGCCCAGCTCGACGAGATCTGCGACCTCGTCGATTCCCTCGACGGCCGCACGCTCGGCCTCTTCTCGTCCCGGCGGGCCGCGGAGACCGCGGCCGAGGCCGTGCGCGCGCGCCTGCCCCACCTGACCACGCTCGCCCAGGGCGACGCACAGCTGCCGGAGCTCGCCAAGCAGTTCGTCGAGGACCCGCACACCTGCCTCTTCGGCACGCTCTCGCTGTGGCAGGGCCTCGACGTCCCCGGCGACACCTGCCAGCTGGTGATCATCGACCGGATCCCGTTCCCGCGGCCCGACGACCCGCTGATGTCCGCGCGCCAGAAGGCCGCCGACCAGGCGGGCGGCAACGGCTTCATGCAGGTCGCCGCCACCCACGCCGCGCTCCTGCTCGCCCAGGGCGCCGGCCGGCTCATCCGCACGACCTCCGACCGCGGCATCGTCGCCGTGCTCGACCCGCGCCTCGAGACCGCGCGCTACGGCCGCTTCCTCAAGGCGTCACTTCCGCCGATGTGGTCGACCACCGATCCGGCGCTCGTCCGCCAGGCCCTCAAGCGGCTCGGTCAGTAG
- a CDS encoding sulfotransferase family 2 domain-containing protein, whose product MSAAGPDAPPPELFRTRPGNRRRLTPDAQAEVDRLAAAGEASAWLSPLAYNLTISHSHRFVWYRVAKVATRTIRHHCETHGMSMDVDHAMRVRYPLASFADYFTFAFVRDPLDRFVSAWHDKVIDNNYYDFDPATHERMQVVEEFARWTAAQDLSAVPGTDQHLTLQSRMIDLNRVDFVGRLETFDRDFAEVCERIGAPAVPSAPKNQTAPGGRDRQVSAELRELVATMYRRDYQVLGYEPPA is encoded by the coding sequence ATGTCTGCCGCCGGCCCCGACGCTCCGCCTCCGGAGCTCTTCCGCACCCGTCCGGGCAACCGGCGCCGGCTGACTCCTGACGCCCAGGCCGAGGTCGACCGGCTGGCCGCAGCAGGCGAGGCGTCCGCGTGGCTCAGCCCGCTGGCGTACAACCTCACGATCAGCCACAGCCATCGGTTCGTCTGGTACCGCGTGGCCAAGGTCGCGACGCGCACGATCCGCCACCACTGCGAAACGCACGGCATGAGCATGGACGTCGACCACGCGATGCGGGTGCGCTACCCGCTGGCGAGCTTCGCCGACTACTTCACCTTCGCCTTCGTGCGCGACCCGCTGGATCGCTTCGTCTCCGCGTGGCACGACAAGGTCATCGACAACAACTACTACGACTTCGACCCGGCCACCCACGAGCGGATGCAGGTGGTCGAGGAGTTCGCGCGCTGGACCGCAGCGCAGGACCTGTCCGCCGTTCCCGGCACCGACCAGCACCTCACCCTGCAGAGCCGGATGATCGACCTCAACCGGGTCGACTTCGTGGGTCGGCTGGAGACGTTCGACCGGGACTTCGCCGAGGTGTGCGAGCGCATCGGAGCACCCGCCGTGCCGTCGGCGCCGAAGAACCAGACCGCCCCCGGCGGCCGCGACCGGCAGGTCTCCGCCGAGCTCCGGGAGCTGGTGGCCACGATGTACCGACGCGACTACCAGGTCCTCGGCTACGAGCCGCCCGCCTGA
- a CDS encoding NAD(P)/FAD-dependent oxidoreductase, translating into MSNVEQSYDYVIVGAGVAAASAVKGIRSQDGAGRIAVLGSEPDKPVYRPVLTKDLWLKDDETLEGSSLAGDLDDDAAVDLVTDTTVTEIDPGAHVVRLADGSSVGYGKLLLATGAEPRVLAVDPGPRVIYYRTAADYQRLRAVATEGSHVAVIGGGYIGSEITSALVQNGVQVTLVLDLEDVQEQMFPRALAATLTKAFADRGVTVVHGSVEGGQEDDGGVRIRLGDGTSITADAAVIGVGVLPRTGLAEAAGLEVDNGVVVDEHLRTSDADVYAAGDVASYPDALLGRRRVEHVDHAEKSGEHAGKVMAGADEAYGYTPFFWSDILDYGYEAVGETSSRLDMVEDWKDGEIGTGVVYYLKSGQVRGVLLWNVWDSVDKARALIEETSETPIPDPESLRGRIPFG; encoded by the coding sequence ATGAGCAACGTCGAGCAGTCCTATGACTACGTCATCGTCGGTGCGGGGGTAGCTGCGGCAAGCGCCGTGAAGGGCATCCGTTCGCAGGACGGGGCCGGCCGCATCGCCGTCCTCGGCTCCGAGCCCGACAAGCCGGTCTACCGGCCCGTCCTGACCAAGGACCTCTGGCTCAAGGACGACGAGACCCTCGAGGGTTCCTCGCTCGCTGGCGACCTCGACGACGACGCCGCCGTCGACCTGGTCACCGACACCACGGTGACCGAGATCGACCCCGGCGCGCACGTCGTACGCCTCGCCGACGGCAGCAGCGTCGGCTACGGCAAGCTGCTGCTCGCCACCGGCGCCGAGCCCCGCGTGCTCGCCGTCGACCCCGGACCGCGGGTCATCTACTACCGCACCGCCGCCGACTACCAGCGGCTGCGCGCCGTCGCCACCGAGGGCAGCCACGTCGCGGTCATCGGCGGTGGCTACATCGGCTCGGAGATCACCTCCGCCCTCGTGCAGAACGGCGTGCAGGTCACCCTCGTGCTCGACCTCGAGGACGTGCAGGAGCAGATGTTCCCCCGCGCCCTCGCCGCCACCCTCACCAAGGCGTTCGCCGACCGCGGCGTGACCGTCGTGCACGGCTCGGTGGAGGGCGGCCAGGAGGACGACGGCGGCGTACGGATCCGCCTCGGCGACGGCACCTCCATCACCGCCGACGCAGCCGTGATCGGCGTCGGCGTCCTCCCGCGCACGGGCCTCGCCGAGGCCGCCGGGCTCGAGGTCGACAACGGCGTCGTGGTGGACGAGCACCTGCGCACCAGCGACGCGGACGTGTACGCCGCGGGCGACGTCGCGTCGTACCCCGACGCCCTCCTCGGGCGCCGCCGCGTCGAGCACGTCGACCACGCCGAGAAGTCCGGCGAGCACGCCGGCAAGGTGATGGCCGGCGCCGACGAGGCCTACGGCTACACGCCCTTCTTCTGGTCCGACATCCTCGACTACGGCTACGAGGCCGTCGGCGAGACCAGCAGCCGGCTCGACATGGTGGAGGACTGGAAGGACGGCGAGATCGGCACCGGCGTCGTCTACTACCTGAAGTCGGGGCAGGTCCGCGGCGTGCTGCTGTGGAACGTCTGGGACAGCGTCGACAAGGCCCGCGCGCTCATCGAGGAGACCAGCGAGACCCCCATCCCCGACCCGGAGTCGCTGCGGGGGCGCATCCCGTTCGGGTGA
- the lexA gene encoding transcriptional repressor LexA, which produces MAKQDDKNVIEMPDGPPDATGLTPRQQRVLATIKDSIETKGYPPSMREIGQAVGLTSSSSVAHQLRVLEGKGFLKRDPNRPRALEVFLPEVMAARRSMSSNDETSYDETGIGDANPVATNVPVVGRIAAGGPILAEEQVTDVFPLPKQLVGEGTLFLLEVSGDSMVDAAICNGDYVVIRQEQTAENGQIVAAMIEGEATVKTFQRKDGHVWLLPHNDAYDPIPGDNATILGVVTAVLRSL; this is translated from the coding sequence ATGGCCAAGCAGGACGACAAGAACGTCATCGAGATGCCCGACGGCCCCCCGGACGCCACCGGCCTGACCCCGCGCCAGCAGCGGGTGCTCGCCACGATCAAGGACTCGATCGAGACCAAGGGCTACCCGCCCTCGATGCGTGAGATCGGCCAGGCCGTCGGCCTCACCTCGTCGTCCAGCGTCGCCCACCAGCTCCGCGTGCTCGAGGGCAAGGGCTTCCTCAAGCGCGACCCCAACCGCCCCCGCGCCCTCGAGGTGTTCCTGCCCGAGGTGATGGCTGCGCGGCGCAGCATGTCGAGCAACGACGAGACGTCCTACGACGAGACCGGCATCGGCGACGCCAACCCCGTCGCCACCAACGTCCCGGTCGTCGGCCGCATCGCCGCCGGTGGCCCGATCCTCGCCGAGGAGCAGGTCACCGACGTGTTCCCGCTGCCCAAGCAGCTCGTCGGCGAGGGCACCCTCTTCCTCCTCGAGGTCTCCGGTGACTCGATGGTCGACGCGGCGATCTGCAACGGCGACTACGTCGTCATCCGCCAGGAGCAGACCGCCGAGAACGGCCAGATCGTCGCGGCGATGATCGAGGGCGAGGCGACCGTCAAGACGTTCCAGCGCAAGGACGGCCACGTGTGGCTGCTCCCCCACAACGACGCCTACGACCCGATCCCGGGCGACAACGCCACGATCCTCGGCGTCGTGACGGCGGTGCTCCGCAGCCTCTGA
- a CDS encoding M14 family metallopeptidase, giving the protein MSPRIPLPRASATRLATVTALVAAGLAATAAGATGSAGRDDAPRDLARTADGDATQIVMVQAPTVDDRNEVIALGLDVTEHANQRGIEVVLHDAQDAQTLRDAGFTWRVTVKDLEALTKKNRKADKVYAASVAASGLPSGRTSYRTYADYLSDMDQLARDYPSMTRPLTLANKTVLGEDIRGIEVTVDADNVKDGKPTFLLMGAHHAREWPSAEHTMEFAFDLLQSYQAGDARARDLLSRSRVILVPVVNVDGFKISRAATPLGNFSTFDYEMKRKNCSISAATPAQFRTGTCANNPAGRLRGTDLNRNYPGFWGGGGASPNWSNDTFRGDGPGSEPESDAVRKLISERAVTMMISNHTFSNLVLRPPAIAATGLAIDEPELKALGDAMASKNDYTSQASYQLYDTSGSTEDWSYWITGGFGYTFEIGDEGFHPAYEEAVVGEYLGLAPADGAGLGGNREAYWLATQAAADRNLHSVISGTAPAKHTISVSKTVTSETSPVIQLDGTTGEPLLYTDTLTTDYTSKGGQFDFDVNPSTRPLVMGRSGRDALAPPQAPITLTNPAGVPAVGASESTTFTVQGLPAVDNGWMEVSVGWPATADPEAQDWDYTLYGPDGAAVGSGATLANPEVITIPDPQPGTYTLVADNYLGGSAQYDWSGTVTFRNPNPPSPTGTKEAWLLSCADKRGNVLATREVVVDRGETVDVGNACKRVKS; this is encoded by the coding sequence ATGTCACCACGCATTCCACTTCCACGTGCCAGCGCCACCAGGCTGGCCACCGTCACCGCCCTCGTCGCCGCAGGACTCGCCGCCACCGCGGCGGGCGCCACTGGCAGCGCCGGGCGCGACGACGCACCACGCGACCTGGCCCGCACCGCTGACGGCGACGCGACCCAGATCGTGATGGTGCAGGCACCGACCGTCGACGACCGCAACGAGGTGATCGCCCTCGGTCTCGACGTGACCGAGCACGCCAACCAGCGCGGCATCGAGGTCGTCCTCCACGACGCGCAGGACGCCCAGACCCTGCGCGACGCGGGCTTCACCTGGCGGGTCACCGTCAAGGACCTCGAGGCGCTGACGAAGAAGAACCGCAAGGCCGACAAGGTGTACGCCGCCTCGGTGGCCGCGTCGGGGCTGCCCAGCGGCCGCACGTCCTACCGCACCTACGCCGACTACCTCAGCGACATGGACCAGCTCGCTCGGGACTACCCGTCCATGACCCGCCCGCTGACGCTGGCCAACAAGACCGTCCTCGGGGAGGACATCCGCGGCATCGAGGTCACCGTCGACGCCGACAACGTCAAGGACGGCAAGCCGACCTTCCTGCTCATGGGCGCCCACCACGCCCGCGAGTGGCCCAGCGCCGAGCACACCATGGAGTTCGCCTTCGACCTCCTCCAGTCCTACCAGGCCGGCGACGCGCGGGCTCGTGACCTGCTGTCCCGCTCGCGGGTCATCCTGGTGCCCGTCGTCAACGTCGACGGCTTCAAGATCTCGCGCGCGGCCACCCCGCTCGGCAACTTCAGCACCTTCGACTACGAGATGAAGCGCAAGAACTGCTCGATCTCGGCCGCCACCCCGGCGCAGTTCCGCACCGGCACGTGCGCCAACAACCCTGCGGGCCGCCTGCGCGGCACCGACCTCAACCGCAACTACCCCGGCTTCTGGGGCGGCGGCGGCGCCAGCCCGAACTGGTCGAACGACACCTTCCGCGGCGACGGACCCGGGAGCGAGCCGGAGAGCGACGCGGTCCGCAAGCTCATCTCCGAGCGCGCGGTCACGATGATGATCTCCAACCACACCTTCAGCAACCTGGTGCTGCGTCCCCCGGCCATCGCCGCCACGGGCCTCGCGATCGACGAGCCCGAGCTGAAGGCCCTCGGTGACGCGATGGCCTCGAAGAACGACTACACGAGCCAGGCGTCCTACCAGCTCTACGACACGTCCGGCTCGACCGAGGACTGGAGCTACTGGATCACCGGCGGCTTCGGCTACACCTTCGAGATCGGCGATGAGGGCTTCCACCCGGCCTACGAGGAGGCGGTGGTCGGCGAGTACCTCGGCCTGGCACCCGCCGACGGCGCCGGTCTCGGCGGCAACCGCGAGGCGTACTGGCTCGCGACGCAGGCAGCGGCCGACCGCAACCTGCACTCGGTCATCAGCGGCACCGCCCCGGCCAAGCACACGATCAGCGTGTCCAAGACGGTGACGTCGGAGACCTCGCCGGTCATCCAGCTCGACGGCACGACCGGAGAGCCGCTGCTCTACACCGACACCCTGACCACCGACTACACCTCCAAGGGAGGCCAGTTCGACTTCGACGTCAACCCCTCGACCCGGCCGCTCGTGATGGGTCGATCCGGTCGCGACGCCCTGGCACCGCCGCAGGCGCCGATCACGCTGACCAACCCCGCCGGCGTCCCGGCGGTCGGAGCCAGCGAGTCCACCACCTTCACGGTGCAGGGCCTTCCGGCCGTCGACAACGGCTGGATGGAGGTGTCGGTCGGCTGGCCGGCCACCGCCGACCCGGAGGCGCAGGACTGGGACTACACGCTCTACGGTCCTGACGGCGCGGCCGTGGGCTCGGGCGCCACGTTGGCCAATCCCGAGGTCATCACGATCCCCGACCCGCAGCCGGGCACGTACACCCTCGTGGCCGACAACTACCTCGGCGGATCGGCGCAGTACGACTGGTCGGGCACGGTGACCTTCAGGAACCCGAACCCGCCCAGCCCGACCGGCACCAAGGAGGCCTGGCTGCTGAGCTGCGCCGACAAGCGCGGCAACGTGCTGGCCACCCGCGAGGTGGTCGTCGACCGCGGTGAGACCGTCGACGTCGGCAACGCCTGCAAGAGGGTCAAGAGCTAG
- the secD gene encoding protein translocase subunit SecD, whose translation MSRGVWVRFFLVLGLLVGCLALAVNVKPNLGLDLRGGAQFIFEAEGTDQTPASSENVDKTLEVLRGRVDALGVAESTLARQGENRILVELPGVTNDEEAQQAEERIGSTAKLTIHEVIGTAQPDAKPAKKDNQVLPSDQGDTIEVGPTVIQGEEISGASAVQRDQSVEWVVSIDFNGKGGNTWADITGKAACNPSGDPKRRIAIVLDGEVISSPEVNTDVGCDVGIRGGSTDITGNFTTTEAKDLAALIEGGALPLELKAISDRLVGPSLGAAAIDASIEAGIIGIALTGLFIIFVYRLVGFAATVALASYALLAYAMLVGLGSTLTLPGLAGFVLAIGMAIDANVLVFERAREEYVAYPSAGLRRALTVGFNKAWSAIIDSNVTTLLAAGLLFFLGSGPIKGFGVTLSIGVIASMVSALIVARVLCDIAVSNKPVANHPAISGLSHLGKVRTWLDRKDPQLMARRRTWLGISAAALVVAIAGIATQGLQLGVEFTGGRQLDYSLSKDISVDQAREAVAAAGFPEAVVQTADTADFTVRTGEISNDEEQRIEEELAAVGGTVDKVDDQTIGASLGDQLRNNALIAFGVAFLAQLLYLAIRFKWTFGVAAVLAMAHDVILVVGLFAWLQKPIDGIFLAAAMTIVGLSVNDTVVVFDRIRERWWGSKPDDDFMDVSNRAAVETIPRTVNTGLGSMFILAALVVLGGDSLQDFAIALLVGLVVGTFSSVVVATPLLTYFHQKWPMSRVKKEKVERTPEDSGAVV comes from the coding sequence ATGTCACGTGGTGTCTGGGTCCGCTTCTTCCTCGTCCTCGGCCTCCTGGTCGGGTGCCTGGCACTCGCTGTCAACGTCAAGCCCAACCTGGGCCTCGACCTCCGCGGCGGAGCACAGTTCATCTTCGAGGCCGAGGGCACCGACCAGACGCCCGCCAGCTCGGAGAACGTCGACAAGACCCTCGAGGTGCTCCGCGGCCGCGTCGACGCCCTCGGTGTCGCCGAGTCGACGCTGGCCCGCCAGGGTGAGAACCGGATCCTCGTCGAGCTCCCCGGTGTCACCAACGACGAGGAGGCGCAGCAGGCCGAGGAGCGGATCGGCAGCACCGCCAAGCTGACCATCCACGAGGTGATCGGCACCGCCCAGCCGGACGCCAAGCCCGCGAAGAAGGACAACCAGGTCCTGCCGTCCGACCAGGGCGACACGATCGAGGTCGGCCCCACCGTCATCCAGGGTGAGGAGATCAGCGGCGCGAGCGCCGTGCAGCGCGACCAGAGCGTCGAGTGGGTCGTGTCGATCGACTTCAACGGCAAGGGCGGCAACACCTGGGCCGACATCACCGGCAAGGCCGCCTGCAACCCGTCCGGCGACCCCAAGCGCCGCATCGCGATCGTCCTCGACGGCGAGGTCATCTCCTCGCCCGAGGTCAACACCGACGTCGGCTGTGACGTCGGCATCCGCGGCGGCTCCACCGACATCACCGGCAACTTCACCACGACCGAGGCCAAGGACCTGGCCGCGCTGATCGAGGGCGGCGCGCTGCCGCTCGAGCTGAAGGCGATCTCCGACCGCCTCGTCGGCCCCTCGCTGGGTGCCGCGGCCATCGACGCGTCCATCGAGGCCGGCATCATCGGTATCGCGCTGACCGGCCTCTTCATCATCTTCGTCTACCGGCTCGTCGGCTTCGCCGCCACGGTCGCACTGGCGTCGTACGCCCTGCTCGCCTACGCCATGCTCGTGGGCCTCGGCTCGACGCTGACATTGCCCGGCCTCGCGGGATTCGTGCTCGCGATCGGCATGGCGATCGACGCCAACGTCCTCGTCTTCGAGAGAGCCAGGGAGGAGTACGTCGCCTACCCGTCCGCGGGGCTGAGGCGCGCGCTCACCGTCGGCTTCAACAAGGCGTGGAGCGCGATCATCGACTCCAACGTCACCACCCTGCTCGCCGCCGGCCTGCTGTTCTTCCTCGGCTCCGGCCCGATCAAGGGATTCGGTGTCACGCTGTCGATCGGTGTCATCGCCTCGATGGTCTCGGCGCTGATCGTCGCCCGCGTCCTGTGTGACATCGCCGTGTCCAACAAGCCTGTCGCAAACCATCCCGCCATCAGCGGCCTGAGCCACCTGGGCAAGGTCCGCACCTGGCTGGACCGCAAGGACCCACAGCTCATGGCGCGTCGCAGGACGTGGCTGGGCATCTCGGCCGCGGCGCTCGTGGTCGCCATCGCCGGCATCGCCACCCAGGGCCTGCAGCTCGGTGTCGAGTTCACCGGTGGCCGCCAGCTCGACTACTCGCTGAGCAAGGACATCTCGGTCGACCAGGCGCGTGAGGCCGTCGCGGCCGCGGGCTTCCCCGAGGCCGTCGTGCAGACCGCCGACACCGCCGACTTCACCGTCCGCACCGGCGAGATCTCGAACGACGAGGAGCAGCGGATCGAGGAGGAGCTAGCCGCGGTCGGTGGCACGGTCGACAAGGTCGACGACCAGACGATCGGTGCCTCGCTCGGCGACCAGCTGCGCAACAACGCGCTCATCGCCTTCGGTGTCGCGTTCCTGGCCCAGCTGCTCTACCTCGCCATCCGCTTCAAGTGGACCTTCGGTGTCGCCGCCGTGCTGGCGATGGCGCACGACGTGATCCTCGTCGTCGGCCTCTTCGCGTGGCTGCAGAAGCCGATCGACGGCATCTTCCTCGCCGCGGCGATGACGATCGTCGGTCTGTCGGTCAACGACACCGTCGTCGTCTTCGACCGCATCCGCGAACGCTGGTGGGGCTCCAAGCCCGACGACGACTTCATGGACGTCTCGAACCGGGCCGCCGTCGAGACCATCCCGCGCACGGTCAACACGGGTCTCGGCTCGATGTTCATCCTGGCCGCGCTCGTCGTCCTCGGCGGTGACTCGCTCCAGGACTTCGCGATCGCGCTGCTCGTCGGCCTCGTGGTCGGCACGTTCTCCTCGGTCGTGGTCGCCACCCCGCTCCTCACCTACTTCCACCAGAAGTGGCCGATGAGCCGGGTGAAGAAGGAGAAGGTCGAGCGGACGCCCGAGGACTCCGGCGCCGTCGTCTGA
- the hflX gene encoding GTPase HflX produces the protein MTNAPDFNLRDALDATRAWDDDTIQLDDELLEGDDFESGYADDVDYDDADPEELTVGAQELAERHALRRVASLRTELEDITEVEYRQLRLEKVVLVGVWTGGTVTDAENSMAELALLAETAGSEVLEAVFQRRQSPDPATFIGRGKVEAIREIVQATGADTVICDGELAPSQLRNLEDKIKVKVVDRTALILDIFAQHAKSKEGQAQVELAQLQYMKQRLRGWGGNLSRQAGGRAAGGDGIGGRGPGETKIETDRRRINTKIAKLRRELKEMRGTRDVKRQSRRRNHIPSVAIAGYTNAGKSSLLNRLTDAGVLVEDSLFATLDPTTRRTTTSDGRVYTMSDTVGFVRHLPHGLVEAFRSTLEEVADSDLLLHVVDGSHPDPEGQIAAVREVLAEIGATKVPEIIVINKADAADPLAISRLRAREPHSVVVSARTGEGIEEAVRTIESELPRPQVEFDVLLPYERGDLVNRIHQEAEIGSMEHTGDGTLVVGRANADLAGELEAYAR, from the coding sequence ATGACGAACGCACCTGACTTCAACCTGCGTGACGCCCTCGACGCCACCCGCGCCTGGGACGACGACACGATCCAGCTCGACGACGAGCTGCTCGAGGGCGACGACTTCGAGTCCGGCTACGCCGACGACGTCGACTACGACGACGCCGACCCCGAGGAGCTGACGGTCGGCGCCCAGGAGCTGGCCGAGCGGCATGCCCTGCGGCGCGTGGCGAGCCTGCGCACCGAGCTCGAGGACATCACCGAGGTCGAGTACCGCCAGCTCCGGCTGGAGAAGGTCGTGCTCGTCGGCGTGTGGACCGGCGGCACCGTGACCGACGCCGAGAACTCGATGGCCGAGCTCGCGCTGCTCGCCGAGACCGCCGGCTCCGAGGTGCTGGAGGCCGTCTTCCAGCGCCGCCAGTCGCCCGACCCGGCGACCTTCATCGGTCGCGGCAAGGTCGAGGCGATCCGCGAGATCGTCCAGGCGACCGGCGCCGACACCGTGATCTGCGACGGCGAGCTCGCGCCCAGCCAGCTGCGCAACCTCGAGGACAAGATCAAGGTCAAGGTCGTCGACCGCACCGCCCTGATCCTCGACATCTTCGCCCAGCACGCGAAGTCCAAGGAGGGCCAGGCGCAGGTCGAGCTGGCCCAGCTGCAGTACATGAAGCAGCGCCTCCGCGGCTGGGGTGGCAACCTCTCCCGCCAGGCCGGTGGCCGTGCTGCCGGCGGTGACGGCATCGGTGGCCGCGGCCCCGGTGAGACCAAGATCGAGACCGACCGGCGCCGCATCAACACCAAGATCGCCAAGCTGCGCCGCGAGCTCAAGGAGATGCGCGGCACCCGCGACGTCAAGCGCCAGTCGCGGCGCCGCAACCACATCCCCAGCGTCGCGATCGCCGGCTACACCAACGCCGGCAAGTCCTCGCTGCTCAACCGGCTGACCGACGCCGGCGTGCTGGTGGAGGACTCCCTGTTCGCGACCCTCGACCCCACGACGCGTCGTACGACGACCAGTGACGGCCGGGTCTACACGATGTCCGACACCGTCGGCTTCGTCCGCCACCTCCCGCACGGCCTCGTCGAGGCGTTCCGCTCGACGCTGGAGGAGGTCGCCGACTCCGACCTGCTGCTGCACGTCGTCGACGGGTCGCACCCCGACCCCGAGGGCCAGATCGCCGCGGTGCGTGAGGTGCTCGCCGAGATCGGCGCGACCAAGGTCCCCGAGATCATCGTGATCAACAAGGCCGACGCCGCCGATCCGCTGGCGATCAGCCGGCTCAGGGCGCGCGAGCCGCACAGCGTGGTGGTGAGCGCCAGGACCGGCGAGGGCATCGAGGAGGCGGTGCGGACGATCGAGTCCGAGCTGCCCCGGCCGCAGGTCGAGTTCGACGTGCTCCTGCCCTACGAGCGCGGCGACCTCGTCAACCGGATCCACCAGGAGGCCGAGATCGGCTCGATGGAGCACACCGGCGACGGCACGCTCGTGGTCGGCCGCGCCAACGCCGACCTCGCCGGCGAGCTCGAGGCGTACGCCCGCTGA